From a region of the Mauremys mutica isolate MM-2020 ecotype Southern chromosome 12, ASM2049712v1, whole genome shotgun sequence genome:
- the LOC123345460 gene encoding uncharacterized protein LOC123345460 isoform X3, which translates to MSLKHLYRICHGINSPAKESPFFSSRQAVIILSHFYSGLSSFPTRDQFLLQRMVTPPCILPLHPAIPVPGNQPTLRLHIFACILAIKEGSSPCTDASPHLAPFCEILETILRKGMKQPVLGFKRRDYWHWLEQLPQQDTCSGVTPLSIMVEKASSCEKVLTAQGRGRYFLRLALNQKSLATAIQQLARSPKLLECYDPLVSVLGNEDFMEPFLSLMLVVSEMNFSLDLQNSSFLDESWLLPVCLTYETVPCRELGMVLRYLDGRIFVIEVLPESQAEVDEVVLAGDVIDEISGFSLRNARNGQAGTVLQKLKGKPLSFRMIRWKWHDGGMYKPLLPYLKVLREKVPSFQLQQEHRHKEEKEERCLQGGRLLYNLRYLGQANVGKYGGKEVLDEGIPTVLEQHLCPREVLFDVKETEVFIQEKTSSKVLFQYPYPEISCVGRCLDSNNLFAFCVAVSPGTPEHSTFDCLVFESNSANECEEIIKRIAAGFKHTEWFV; encoded by the exons ATGTCGCTGAAACACCTGTACAGAATCTGCCATGGAATCAACAGCCCTGCTAAAGAGAGTCCATTCTTCTCCTCCAGGCAGGCTGTAATAATCCTCAGTCACTTTTATTCTGGGTTGTCATCCTTTCCAACTAGAGACCAGTTTCTCCTCCAAAGGATGGTGACCCCACCATGCATTCTTCCTTTACATCCAGCCATTCCTGTCCCTGGAAACCAGCCAACCCTTCGCTTGCATATTTTTG CGTGCATCCTCGCCATCAAGGAGGGGAGCAGCCCGTGCACTGACGCCTCCCCGCACCTAGCCCCCTTCTGCGAGATCCTGGAAACGATCCTTCGAAAAGGAATGAAAC AGCCGGTGCTGGGCTTCAAGAGACGGGATTATTGGCACTGGTTAGAGCAGCTTCCTCAGCAGGATACCTGCAGTGG GGTGACTCCCTTGTCAATCATGGTAGAGAAAGCCAGTTCCTGTGAGAAGGTGCTGACAGCGCAGGGACGAGGGCGGTACTTCCTGCGCCTAGCTTTAAATCAGAAGTCACTAGCTACTGCCATTCAACAGCTGGCTCGGAGTCCAAAACTGCTGGAG tgttaCGATCCTCTGGTCTCAGTGCTGGGAAATGAAGATTTCATGG AGCCGTTCCTCTCACTGATGCTAGTGGTGTCAGAGATGAATTTCTCCCTGGATCTGCAG AATTCCAGTTTCTTGGATGAAAGTTGGCTGCTGCCG GTGTGCCTGACCTATGAGACTGTACCCTGCAGAGAACTGGGGATGGTGCTCAG GTACTTGGATGGTCGGATCTTCGTCATCGAGGTGCTTCCCGAGAGCCAGGCAGAGGTGGACgaggtggtgctggctggagACGTCATTGACGAGATCAGTGGCTTTTCCCTGAGAAATGCACGCAACGgacag GCAGGGACTGTGCTGCAGAAGCTGAAGGGCAAGCCCCTGAGCTTCCGCATGATCCGGTGGAAGTGGCATGACGGAGGGATGTACAAGCCGCTGCTGCCCTACCTGAAAGTGCTGAGGGAGAAGGTCCCCAGCTTCCAGCTCCAACAGGAGCACAGACAcaaagaggagaaggaggagcggTGCCTGCAGGGGGGCAG GCTACTGTACAACTTGCGGTACCTGGGCCAGGCCAATGTAGGAAAG TACGGTGGCAAAGAGGTGCTGGACGAGGGCATACCCACGGTGTTAGAGCAGCACCTGTGCCCACGG GAAGTTTTATTTGACGTGAAAGAAACTGAAGTCTTCATACAAGAGAAAACCTCTTCCAAG GTTCTGTTCCAGTACCCGTATCCAGAGATCTCCTGTGTGGGTCGCTGTCTGGACAGCAACAATCTTTTTGCCTTTTGCGTTGC
- the LOC123345460 gene encoding uncharacterized protein LOC123345460 isoform X8: MSLKHLYRICHGINSPAKESPFFSSRQAVIILSHFYSGLSSFPTRDQFLLQRMVTPPCILPLHPAIPVPGNQPTLRLHIFACILAIKEGSSPCTDASPHLAPFCEILETILRKGMKQPVLGFKRRDYWHWLEQLPQQDTCSGVTPLSIMVEKASSCEKVLTAQGRGRYFLRLALNQKSLATAIQQLARSPKLLECYDPLVSVLGNEDFMEPFLSLMLVVSEMNFSLDLQNSSFLDESWLLPVCLTYETVPCRELGMVLRYLDGRIFVIEVLPESQAEVDEVVLAGDVIDEISGFSLRNARNGQAGTVLQKLKGKPLSFRMIRWKWHDGGMYKPLLPYLKVLREKVPSFQLQQEHRHKEEKEERCLQGGRLLYNLRYLGQANVGKYGGKEVLDEGIPTVLEQHLCPRLCLS; the protein is encoded by the exons ATGTCGCTGAAACACCTGTACAGAATCTGCCATGGAATCAACAGCCCTGCTAAAGAGAGTCCATTCTTCTCCTCCAGGCAGGCTGTAATAATCCTCAGTCACTTTTATTCTGGGTTGTCATCCTTTCCAACTAGAGACCAGTTTCTCCTCCAAAGGATGGTGACCCCACCATGCATTCTTCCTTTACATCCAGCCATTCCTGTCCCTGGAAACCAGCCAACCCTTCGCTTGCATATTTTTG CGTGCATCCTCGCCATCAAGGAGGGGAGCAGCCCGTGCACTGACGCCTCCCCGCACCTAGCCCCCTTCTGCGAGATCCTGGAAACGATCCTTCGAAAAGGAATGAAAC AGCCGGTGCTGGGCTTCAAGAGACGGGATTATTGGCACTGGTTAGAGCAGCTTCCTCAGCAGGATACCTGCAGTGG GGTGACTCCCTTGTCAATCATGGTAGAGAAAGCCAGTTCCTGTGAGAAGGTGCTGACAGCGCAGGGACGAGGGCGGTACTTCCTGCGCCTAGCTTTAAATCAGAAGTCACTAGCTACTGCCATTCAACAGCTGGCTCGGAGTCCAAAACTGCTGGAG tgttaCGATCCTCTGGTCTCAGTGCTGGGAAATGAAGATTTCATGG AGCCGTTCCTCTCACTGATGCTAGTGGTGTCAGAGATGAATTTCTCCCTGGATCTGCAG AATTCCAGTTTCTTGGATGAAAGTTGGCTGCTGCCG GTGTGCCTGACCTATGAGACTGTACCCTGCAGAGAACTGGGGATGGTGCTCAG GTACTTGGATGGTCGGATCTTCGTCATCGAGGTGCTTCCCGAGAGCCAGGCAGAGGTGGACgaggtggtgctggctggagACGTCATTGACGAGATCAGTGGCTTTTCCCTGAGAAATGCACGCAACGgacag GCAGGGACTGTGCTGCAGAAGCTGAAGGGCAAGCCCCTGAGCTTCCGCATGATCCGGTGGAAGTGGCATGACGGAGGGATGTACAAGCCGCTGCTGCCCTACCTGAAAGTGCTGAGGGAGAAGGTCCCCAGCTTCCAGCTCCAACAGGAGCACAGACAcaaagaggagaaggaggagcggTGCCTGCAGGGGGGCAG GCTACTGTACAACTTGCGGTACCTGGGCCAGGCCAATGTAGGAAAG TACGGTGGCAAAGAGGTGCTGGACGAGGGCATACCCACGGTGTTAGAGCAGCACCTGTGCCCACGG CTCTGCCTGTCTTGA
- the GALK1 gene encoding galactokinase, translating to MAGRREADLGSLLAQARETYRGAFAGADPEIAVSAPGRVNLIGEHTDYNQGFVLPMALQLGTVMVGSPRRDGTISIITTAEEAEEPKRVQFPAPTEGNALRPGEPHWANYVKGVIQHYRAGPLPGFNAVIASNVPLGGGLSSSASLEVATYTFLQQLCPDDGDLVAKALACQKAEHTFAGMPCGIMDQFISVMGKEGHALLIDCRSLETFLLPLTDPSLVVLITNSNVRHALTGSEYPTRRRQCEEAAKALGKASLREACMADLEAARALLSEEVYLRARHVIGEIERTSRAAQALHAKDYRTFGRLMVESHNSLRDDYEVSCPELDELVAAALEVSGVYGSRMTGGGFGGCTVTLLEAGAAEEALQHIKEKYNGTATFYFTMPSDGAKAQPL from the exons ATGGCCGGGCGAAGGGAGGCCGATCTCGGCTCGCTGCTGGCGCAGGCCCGGGAGACGTACCGAGGGGCCTTTGCAGGGGCGGACCCTGAGATCGCGGTGTCAGCCCCCGGCAGGGTGAACCTGATCGGAGAGCACACAGACTACAACCAGGGCTTCGTGCTGCCTATG GCCCTGCAGCTGGGCACCGTGATGGTCGGGAGCCCAAGGCGGGATGGAACGATATCCATCATTACAACCGCGGAGGAAGCAGAGGAGCCCAAAAGGGTGCAGTTTCCAGCTCCGACAGAAGGAAACGCCCTAAGGCCCGGGGAACCTCACTGGGCCAACTATGTGAAGGGCGTGATCCAGCATTACCGGG CTGGTCCTCTCCCGGGCTTCAACGCAGTGATAGCCAGTAATGTCCCGCTGGGTGGTGGCCTGTCTAGTTCAGCCTCTCTGGAAGTGGCTACGTATACCTTTCTGCAGCAGCTCTGCCCAG ATGATGGGGACTTGGTAGCCAAGGCTCTGGCATGCCAGAAGGCTGAGCACACCTTTGCTGGCATGCCCTGTGGGATCATGGACCAGTTCATATCTGTGATGGGCAAAGAGGGCCATGCGTTGCTGATAGACTGCAG GTCACTGGAGACTTTCCTCTTGCCTTTGACTGACCCCAGCTTAGTGGTTCTCATCACCAACTCCAACGTGCGGCACGCGCTGACAGGCAGTGAGTACCCCACGCGCCGGCGCCAGTGCGAGGAGGCAGCGAAGGCTCTGGGCAAGGCCAGTCTGAGGGAGGCCTGTATGGCCGACTTGGAGG CTGCCCGGGCCCTGCTGAGCGAGGAGGTGTACCTGCGTGCGAGGCACGTCATCGGAGAAATAGAGCGCACCTCCCGGGCGGCGCAGGCGCTGCATGCTAAGGACTACAGGACGTTCGGGAGGCTGATGGTGGAGAGTCACAACTCCCTCCG GGATGATTATGAGGTCAGCTGTCCTGAGCTGGATGAGCTGGTAGCTGCAGCGTTGGAAGTCAGTGGGGTTTATGGCAGCAGGATGACAGGCGGAGGCTTCGGAGGCTGCACAGTCACGCTGCTGGAGGCTGGAGCAGCAGAGGAAGCTCTGCAGCACATCAAG GAGAAGTACAACGGCACAGCTACCTTCTATTTCACCATGCCTTCAGATGGGGCAAAGGCACAGCCTCTGTAA